From one Candidatus Omnitrophota bacterium genomic stretch:
- the acpP gene encoding acyl carrier protein, translated as MSEIAEKVKSIVADQLGVKIEEVKDEAKFIDDLGADSLDTVELVMALEEEFGAEIPDEDAEKLTTVGEAINYIEEKAANK; from the coding sequence ATGTCTGAAATAGCAGAAAAGGTCAAATCGATCGTTGCGGATCAGTTGGGTGTTAAGATTGAAGAAGTTAAAGACGAAGCGAAGTTCATTGACGATCTTGGCGCGGATTCGCTTGATACGGTCGAACTGGTAATGGCGCTCGAAGAGGAATTCGGTGCTGAGATACCGGATGAAGACGCCGAGAAACTGACCACCGTTGGCGAAGCCATCAACTACATCGAAGAAAAAGCGGCAAACAAATAA
- the fabG gene encoding 3-oxoacyl-[acyl-carrier-protein] reductase — MKLENRVSMITGAARGIGKQIALLFANEGSDLAICDVDQQALEAAKKQIEDETSRKVIAEKMDVTSPEEVEMFVKKTLDNFGNLDILVNNAGITRDNLLLRMSEDEWDAVLNVNLKGAFNCIKAVTRPMMKARGGKIVNMASIIGLMGNAGQANYSASKGGLIALTKTVAKELGSRNVNVNAIAPGFIQTDMTDKLSDDSKEKLLTLIPLNRMGSPLDVAKLALFLASEDSSYITGQVFQVDGGMVM; from the coding sequence ATGAAACTGGAGAACAGAGTATCCATGATAACAGGCGCGGCGCGGGGTATAGGCAAACAGATAGCGCTGCTTTTCGCGAACGAAGGTTCCGACCTGGCTATTTGCGATGTCGACCAGCAGGCGTTAGAGGCGGCAAAGAAACAGATCGAGGATGAAACATCCAGGAAGGTCATAGCCGAAAAAATGGACGTCACATCGCCTGAAGAAGTCGAAATGTTCGTCAAGAAAACCCTTGACAATTTCGGCAATTTAGATATACTTGTCAACAATGCCGGCATTACCAGAGACAACCTTCTGCTCAGAATGTCAGAAGATGAATGGGATGCCGTGCTGAATGTTAACCTGAAAGGTGCCTTTAACTGTATCAAGGCCGTGACCCGGCCGATGATGAAGGCCAGAGGAGGCAAGATCGTCAACATGGCTTCCATAATAGGTCTTATGGGCAATGCCGGTCAGGCTAACTACTCAGCCAGCAAAGGAGGGCTTATCGCTCTGACCAAGACGGTCGCGAAGGAACTGGGATCACGCAATGTTAATGTCAATGCTATCGCACCGGGATTCATACAGACCGACATGACCGACAAACTCAGCGATGACTCAAAAGAGAAGCTTCTTACGCTCATCCCGCTGAACCGGATGGGCAGCCCGTTGGATGTGGCTAAACTGGCTCTTTTTCTTGCAAGCGAGGACTCTTCCTACATCACAGGCCAGGTTTTCCAGGTCGATGGTGGGATGGTAATGTAA
- a CDS encoding family 1 glycosylhydrolase, with the protein MKADFPEDFLWGAATSAHQVEGNNFFNDWWRWEQEGHTSASGKACDHYHLFKKDFHLARELGHNAHRLGIEWSRLEKEEGTWDYKEWEHYKTALDELISHGIEPIVTLHHFTLPLWLSDKGGWRSDESVDRFSRFALKAIEQLGSRTRYWITINEPNILAVLGYFWGKWPPCKKDLPQMLLVLRNMLKAHSQAYRIMHLHSKEHPGIKPPSIGIAKAVTAFHPAHPFSPLDRLYAWSRNRFHNHSFIKSAIRGKVLIPGLARERLPWRDSVDFIGLNYYFRQFIRANRTANSFPFGEVQPPGEREDTGPVTDMGWEVYPEGLYETVRDMSRYAKPIMITENGVATADDELRCRFIKEHLEQLSNAVAEGYLVIGYIHWSLLDNFEWAEGFSKRFGLVRVDFSNMEREIKPSGRYLAGIIATGTISD; encoded by the coding sequence ATGAAAGCCGATTTCCCTGAAGATTTCCTGTGGGGCGCCGCAACAAGCGCGCATCAGGTAGAGGGCAACAACTTCTTTAACGACTGGTGGCGGTGGGAACAAGAGGGACACACCTCTGCCTCCGGAAAGGCCTGTGACCACTACCATCTCTTCAAGAAGGATTTTCATCTAGCCAGAGAGCTGGGGCATAACGCACACAGGCTTGGCATAGAATGGAGCCGTCTGGAAAAGGAAGAAGGTACTTGGGACTATAAAGAATGGGAACACTACAAGACCGCACTGGATGAACTTATCTCTCATGGCATAGAACCGATAGTAACGCTCCATCACTTCACCCTTCCCCTGTGGCTGTCAGATAAAGGCGGCTGGAGAAGCGATGAATCGGTCGACCGATTCTCGCGTTTCGCCCTTAAGGCCATTGAACAGCTGGGTAGCCGCACCAGATACTGGATCACCATAAACGAGCCCAATATACTCGCCGTACTGGGTTATTTCTGGGGTAAGTGGCCCCCCTGCAAAAAGGATTTACCCCAGATGCTTCTCGTTTTACGTAACATGCTGAAAGCGCACTCACAGGCTTACCGGATCATGCACCTTCATTCGAAGGAACACCCCGGGATCAAGCCGCCCAGCATAGGCATCGCCAAAGCGGTCACGGCCTTCCACCCCGCGCATCCCTTTTCGCCGCTGGACCGGCTCTACGCATGGTCGAGGAACAGGTTCCATAACCATTCTTTCATAAAAAGCGCGATCAGGGGAAAAGTGCTTATCCCAGGTCTCGCCCGTGAAAGACTCCCCTGGAGGGATTCCGTTGACTTCATCGGACTGAATTATTATTTCAGGCAGTTCATCAGGGCGAACAGGACCGCCAACAGCTTCCCCTTCGGTGAAGTCCAGCCGCCCGGGGAGCGTGAGGATACGGGGCCGGTAACGGACATGGGATGGGAAGTATATCCGGAAGGGCTTTACGAAACGGTCAGAGATATGAGCCGATACGCTAAGCCTATCATGATAACCGAGAACGGAGTCGCTACCGCTGACGACGAGCTGAGGTGCCGCTTCATAAAGGAACACCTCGAACAGCTCTCGAACGCCGTCGCCGAGGGCTATTTAGTGATCGGCTATATCCACTGGTCGCTGCTGGATAACTTTGAATGGGCCGAAGGGTTCAGCAAGCGTTTCGGTCTTGTCCGCGTGGACTTCTCCAACATGGAAAGAGAGATAAAGCCTTCGGGAAGATATCTTGCCGGGATCATTGCCACGGGAACGATCTCTGATTAA
- a CDS encoding aldo/keto reductase encodes MQAGLVLRYNYPERPKKGENMRYRKIGKTELEVSSICLGSWVFGGDCWGEVRDDQSVKVVREAIDRGVNFIDTAPIYGSGRSEKVIGRAIKGRRGDVVIATKTGLEQKGSSIRPNLSAGFIRQEIEGSLGRLGLDTIDLYQCHWPDPNTPLEETFRELIRQRDKGRIRYIGVSNFDKEILERALGILPVVSDQVQYSLFSRDIEKKLLPFCSEKGISILTYGSLGGGILTGKYHSSTSFPKGDVRSFFYKYYSEPFWQKAGPVLSVLSQIAEKRKVAVPEVAINWVLSHDEVASCIVGCRNKKQLEQNIKAADWQLQAEEIELIEGEYQKVFV; translated from the coding sequence ATGCAAGCCGGCCTTGTTTTAAGGTATAATTATCCGGAACGCCCAAAGAAAGGTGAAAACATGAGATACAGAAAAATAGGGAAGACCGAACTTGAAGTTTCCAGTATATGTCTTGGGTCGTGGGTATTCGGAGGCGACTGCTGGGGCGAGGTCCGTGACGACCAGTCGGTCAAGGTGGTGCGCGAAGCGATAGATAGAGGAGTGAACTTCATTGATACCGCACCCATTTACGGGAGCGGAAGGTCCGAGAAGGTGATAGGCCGGGCCATAAAAGGCAGGCGTGGGGATGTTGTAATAGCCACAAAGACAGGCCTTGAGCAGAAAGGCAGCTCCATAAGACCCAATCTAAGCGCCGGATTCATACGCCAAGAGATAGAAGGCTCGCTCGGGAGGCTTGGCCTCGATACGATCGATCTATACCAGTGCCACTGGCCGGATCCTAATACGCCACTTGAGGAGACCTTCCGGGAACTTATCAGGCAGAGGGATAAGGGCAGGATAAGATATATAGGGGTTTCCAATTTCGATAAGGAGATACTGGAAAGGGCCCTCGGGATACTGCCGGTTGTGAGTGATCAGGTCCAGTATTCGCTTTTTTCCAGGGATATCGAGAAGAAACTGCTTCCGTTCTGTTCGGAAAAAGGTATCTCGATCCTTACCTACGGGTCTCTGGGCGGAGGCATACTAACGGGTAAATACCATTCCAGCACAAGCTTCCCGAAGGGGGACGTGAGAAGCTTCTTCTACAAATATTATAGCGAGCCTTTCTGGCAAAAAGCCGGACCGGTCCTTTCCGTGCTGTCCCAGATAGCCGAAAAGCGCAAGGTCGCGGTTCCTGAGGTCGCGATAAACTGGGTTCTCAGCCACGATGAAGTAGCAAGCTGCATAGTAGGCTGCCGTAACAAGAAGCAGCTGGAGCAGAACATAAAGGCGGCCGACTGGCAGCTGCAGGCGGAAGAGATCGAACTGATAGAGGGAGAGTACCAGAAGGTCTTCGTCTGA